The following are encoded in a window of Vigna unguiculata cultivar IT97K-499-35 chromosome 8, ASM411807v1, whole genome shotgun sequence genomic DNA:
- the LOC114194506 gene encoding membrane protein of ER body-like protein isoform X5, with amino-acid sequence MEQEPHQWVVHPHEEEEEEGMMEDGALIRKKIVTEEVTSFSSTTSSSSSSSNDSEHDSGTCSVVTAPDGSPVQKDEEVSEIGNGGENFNHVNGDKSDYEAVGLAQVAEFAGEPTNVEAISGFNMSQNMNSVYFDKQQGMWKCHHCTWTKRFDSPWTVPNWNLKGYPDLMMSVKPMIQHAPCFVYEIKDDEVNGLNGVLNGVANGSVHPTNLGEREVNVQADLSAIQNSLCSENTSQCIKTVDNKLPSIPELSHKHNSSDIQATPVADFHEETSAKEAPNLIKEEIDQPLEEFDVEAVLEKQETHDLFCPNCHSCITKRVILKKRKRNPGKTDIEAKRDKLEKIHNLEHDKLETIGSSGLLDSPEHPNANPGDNANVRSEPDIVSQEPPAEDNQPREEPEVFRCLSCFSFFIPSGKCFDAIRIFGGASKKEGAQNPPSVPASNLQFPSNPQGSSANWFKSLINKGKKASDAPLEYSGTGSAQQHNSTSITSDELTSRGIGHSEDPPADTSVVTDVKPTPDINHAHGGMDSLISSTNDLSSIQSGTKSAGDLVNGMQKVVRDTSDFSYVKPLLDGNLSSEGEKKGYDSLPLAASTPKEAVLKPYEGKTEILTSTTVGFQFLEGTPKDVDKTPEIIGNGYSSVVHGAQSPIQSSGSAIHANDVASNKQNFKTDAIFPSKLDFTPIDKEIYPPTRKENEGGDVIVDIGKGTFVSAAPHTADDIPAESTTITETQIETVQPRDEVGEPQGWEILKSIVYGGLVESITSLGIVSSAVSSGVTPSC; translated from the exons ATGGAACAAGAACCACATCAATGGGTAGTGCATCctcatgaagaagaagaagaagaaggaatgATGGAAGATGGTGCTTTGATAAGAAAGAAAATTGTTACAGAAGAAGTAACATCCTTCTCCTCCACCacttcctcctcctcttctagTAGCAATGACAGTGAGCATGATAGTGGAACTTGTTCAGTGGTCACAGCCCCAGATGGATCTCCTGTTCAGAAAGATGAAGAAGTTTCAGAGATAGGAAATGGTGGTGAAAATTTCAACCATGTTAATGGTGATAAATCAGATTATGAAGCTGTTGGGCTTGCACAAGTAGCAGAGTTTGCAGGAGAACCAACAAATGTAGAGGCCATAAGTGGTTTTAATATGTCACAGAATATGAACAGTGTTTATTTTGATAAGCAACAAG GAATGTGGAAATGTCACCACTGCACATGGACCAAGAGATTTGACAGTCCTTGGACTGTGCCAAATTGGAATCTTAAGGGTTATCCTGACTTGATGATGAGTGTCAAACCTATGATTCAACATGCACcatgttttgtttatgaaatTAAAG ATGACGAAGTTAATGGACTTAATGGAGTTCTAAATGGTGTTGCTAATGGGTCTGTCCATCCAACAAATCTGGGGGAGAGAGAAGTTAATGTACAAGCAGATCTGTCAGCTATTCAAAACAGTCTATGCAGCGAAAACACAAGTCAGTGTATTAAAACTGTGGACAACAAGCTCCCTTCCATTCCAGAACTATCCCATAAGCACAATTCATCTGATATACAAGCTACACCTGTTGCAGATTTTCATGAAGAAACTAGTGCAAAGGAAGCTCCTAATTTGATAAAAGAAGAGATTGATCAGCCACTTGAAGAATTTGATGTTGAGGCAGTGTTGGAAAAACAAGAGACTCATGATTTGTTCTGTCCTAATTGTCATTCTTGCATTACTAAAAGGGTAATcctcaaaaaaagaaaaaggaatccTGGAAAAACAGATATTGAAGCCAAGCGTGATAAGTTGGAGAAAATTCATAATTTAGAGCATGATAAGTTGGAGACTATAGGCAGCTCAGGGCTGTTAGATAGTCCTGAACATCCCAATGCCAACCCAGGTGATAATGCAAATGTAAGATCTGAGCCTGATATTGTTAGTCAAGAGCCACCTGCTGAAGATAATCAGCCTCGTGAAGAACCAGAAGTATTCAGATGTTTATCATGCTTCAGCTTCTTTATTCCTAGTG GAAAATGTTTTGATGCAATCCGTATTTTTGGTGGTGCCAGCAAGAAGGAAGGTGCACAAAATCCTCCCAGTGTACCTGCAAGTAATTTGCAGTTTCCTTCAAATCCACAAGGCTCCAGTGCAAATTGGTTTAAATCTCTGATTAATAAGGGGAAAAAAGCTA GTGATGCACCCCTTGAATATTCTGGAACTGGTTCTGCTCAGCAGCATAACTCAACATCAATCACTTCAGATGAGCTCACCTCACGTGGAATTGGTCATTCTGAAGATCCACCTGCTGATACATCTGTAGTTACGGATGTAAAACCTACACCAGATATCAATCATGCACATGGAGGCATGGATTCTTTGATTTCATCAACA AATGATTTGTCATCTATACAGTCCGGTACAAAAAGTGCCGGTGATTTGGTGAATGGAATGCAGAAAGTTGTGCGTGATACATCAGATTTTTCGTACGTGAAACCATTGCTGGATGGAAACTTGAGCAGTGAGGGAGAGAAAAAGGGATATGATAGTCTTCCATTAGCAGCTTCTACTCCAAAAGAAGCCGTTCTGAAACCTTATGAAGGGAAAACTGAAATTCTTACTTCTACAACTGTAGGGTTTCAATTTCTTGAGGGTACACCGAAAGATGTAGACAAGACACCTGAAATTATTGGGAATGGTTATTCATCTGTGGTACATGGAGCACAATCACCAATTCAATCATCTGGCAGTGCAATACATGCAAATGATGTAGCTAGTAATaagcaaaattttaaaacagatGCCATCTTTCCATCAAAACTAGATTTTACTCCAATTGACAAGGAAATATATCCTCCTACCAGAAAGGAAAATGAAG GTGGAGACGTGATAGTTGATATTGGGAAAGGAACATTTGTATCCGCAGCACCTCATACAGCAGATGATATTCCAGCTGAAAGTACTACTATAACTGAAACTCAGATAGAAACTGTACAACCCAGAGATGAAGTTGGCGAACCTCAAGGATGGGAAATACTTAAAAGCATTGTGTATGGTGGTTTAGTTGAGTCAATCACAAGCCTAGGAATTGTGTCATCTGCAGTTAGTTCGGGTGTTACCCCAT CTTGTTGA